GCTCCGCGTATCAGCACGTCTGTGCTTGTAAGCACATGTGAGATACGTGGGGTACATGTGAGATACGTGGGGTATGCGGGGTATACGGGCCATTTTGCGGCGCGTGTGTCTACTGAGACGAGACTGTTTTGGTCTCGCGTGTCTGCCATTTCACCATCAAGGCAGAAAAAAAAAATAATAATGATTATTTCCCTATTTCAAATACTATATTATACTAGATAGTTTGGGTTTGTCGAATACATTATCTATTTGTTCCATATTCGAATAATATATTTAACTAGGTCGTTTAGTTTTGTTAACTTTATTTTAATATTTGAATATGGAACAAATAGATAAAGTTGAACTTGCTAGCACATCTCACATTGTTAGAAACAACGACCCTGAAAGAACCCTTATTTCAATAAATAAAGTTCCCTTACATATTCACACGTTACAACACGAACCAACGTGAAGTCTGCCGAACTGCACGGGTTCTTTTATAACCAATTATTTCAATTGTATTAAATATATAATATTCTTTTATGAATTTCTGTGTTAAGTCACAGACGAAACATTTTTTTTAATATAAAAAATCATAATGAATCATTCGGGAGGGGAGAGAAGCGATTAATAAATTGACAATAAATAGAAGAATTTAATCTATTTAAACAGGAATCTATTTATGTATCTATTTTCTGAATATGATACTTTTTGGATATATTTATCCATATCCAGTCTTATTCCGATTCTGGCATTCTCAATTTCAAGAAGTTTGGCTCCAATAAGTAAAGGGGCGGAGAAAGCCACTAGTTATGAATCAGGTATAGAACCAATGGGAGATACCTGGATCCAATTTAGAATTCGTTATTATATGTTTGCTTTAGTTTTCGTTGTTTTTGATGTGGAAACAGTCTTCCTCTATCCGTGGGCCATGAGTTTTGATATTTTGGGTCTATTTACATTTATAGAAGCTTTTATTTTCGTGATTATCTTAATTGTTGGTTTAGTTTATGCATGGAGAAAAGGAGCATTGGAATGGTCTTAACTCCCAAATTTTGGAATAATAAAAGGCGAGTAGAAAATTATCTAAATCTAAAGCCGGCGATAAATCCTATAGAATCATCTTTGCTTGATCAAACAACTTCAAATTCAGTGATTTCCACTACTCTAAACGATCTGTCCAATTGGGCGAGACTCTCTAGTCTATGGCCGCTCCTTTATGGTACTAGTTGTTGTTTTATCGAATTTGCTTCATTAATAGGTTCGCGATTCGACTTTGATCGTTACGGTTTGGTGCCAAGATCCAGTCCTAGGCAAGCCGACTTACTTATAACAGCCGGAACCGTGACCATGAAAATGGCTCCTTCTTTAGTGAGATTATATGAACAAATGCCTGAACCAAAATATGTAATTGCTATGGGAGCCTGTACTATTACAGGAGGAATGTTTAGTACAGATTCTTATAGTACCGTTCGCGGAGTAGATAAGTTAATTCCTGTGGATATCTATTTGCCGGGTTGCCCTCCTAAACCAGAAGCTATTATAGATGCTATAATAAAACTTCGTGAAAAAATAGCTCAAGAAATATCTGAAGATAGAAACGAGTTTCAACAAGGAAAGAGGTATTTCACTAGAAAACATAGGTTTCATTTTGGATCCAGTATTCTTATTGAAAATAAGGAGGAGAGGTTTTTTCATCAATCTTATGAATCTCGGTTTGAGTCGACTTTAGAGATAACTCCCAAAACATCTGAACCCATTTCAGAGATATCATACCCTTTTAAAAATTTGAAGAAAATACGAGAGGTTGCTGGCGAATGAATAATCGTTAGTAAAAAGTAACGAGCAGGAAATAAAAAATAAATTTGAAAAATTCCATTAGAAATGTCAAATCCTTATACAGATACTTTGACAATAAATAGTAATCAAATGCAAGGTCGATTATCTGCTTGGCTAGCCAAGCATAAGTTAGCTCATAGACCTTTGGGTTTTGATTACCAAGGCACAGAAACATTACAGATCAAAGCCGAGGATTGGGTCTCTATAGCCGTTGCTCTATATGTTTATGGTTTTAATTATCTTCGTTCTCAGTGTGCTTATGATGTAGCACCAGGGGGTTCCTTAGCTAGTGTATACCATCTTACGAAAATAAACGATAATGCAGATCAACCCGAAGAGGTGTGTATAAAAGTATTTGTCCCAAGGGAAGATCCCAGAATCCCGTCTGTTCTACGTATTTGGAAAGGTGCTAATTTCCAGGAACGGGAATCTTATGATATGTTGGGAATATTTTATGAAAGTCATCCATGTCTAAAACGTATATTGATGCCAGAAAGTTGGATTGGGTGGCCTTTACGCAAAGACTATATTGCACCTGATTTTTATGAAATACAAGATTCTCATTGAGTGCAAAAAAAAAAAAGAATGAAATCCCAGTATGAAAAGAGTTTATGCACGTAGACATAGATCCATATGTATAGATCTATGTCTATCTATCTACATAGGTTATACATGTAAAAAATAGAATATATATCTATAAAAGAAAAGAATAAAATTAATTACTATTACTCGCGAATTCCATTTTTTTATGGAAAATATAGTTTTGATATCCATTTTTGAGAATCTCATGCTTGTACTTCTACATTTGTCTAAGTCCATCTAATAAATAAAATAAATAATGTTTTCGTGTTCATCGGTGGTGTAACACACATTAGAAATGAGAGAAATGACCCTGATATCTCTCATATAAGCATGGGGAGATTTGAAATGATTATAGAAATCATTTTTGGGATCTCCCGTAAAAATAAATCAATATTAGCTGTGGCTCACATCGACAAATAACATTCAAAATAATATGAATTTGAATCAATTTGGATCTTTATTTCACAAAATTATCTATATGTTGATATTTTCAATTACTGGAATTTCAACTTATTATTTTCTGACCAAAGTGGTTGGACCCAAGTCTTCTAAATTTTTCTGACGCCGTAGAGGTCGGGTAACCAATTCAAGTACATCTCTTGCATTGGCAAACCCATGAATCTGAGCAAAAGTAAATTCAACTGACCATTTAGTACTAATTCCTCTTGCTTCTAGCGGGTTAGCATGAGCCATTCCCGTGATAGCTAAATCGGGTTGTAATTCGCGTATACGTCGTATTTGATTTGAATTATCTGGTTTCTCCACAATTCGTGGTATTGGTACGCGCATTTTCATACATGTATCTTGTAAAAGTGATAATTCAGCAGCTTGATATCGTTTATCCATATATGGAATGCCAATTTCATGAACAATCATTCCACATCTTATTAAGAATCTTGCTAGAGATACTTCTAGCAGATTATCTCCCATGAAAAAGACAGACTTATCACGTACCAAATCAAGATAATCCTTTAAACTTTCCCATATCCGTTCCTCCCTTTCCTCCAAACCTTGGGGTTCAATACCAAATAT
Above is a window of Cryptomeria japonica chloroplast, complete genome DNA encoding:
- the ndhK gene encoding NADH dehydrogenase subunit K; its protein translation is MEKRSIGMVLTPKFWNNKRRVENYLNLKPAINPIESSLLDQTTSNSVISTTLNDLSNWARLSSLWPLLYGTSCCFIEFASLIGSRFDFDRYGLVPRSSPRQADLLITAGTVTMKMAPSLVRLYEQMPEPKYVIAMGACTITGGMFSTDSYSTVRGVDKLIPVDIYLPGCPPKPEAIIDAIIKLREKIAQEISEDRNEFQQGKRYFTRKHRFHFGSSILIENKEERFFHQSYESRFESTLEITPKTSEPISEISYPFKNLKKIREVAGE
- the ndhJ gene encoding NADH dehydrogenase subunit J, with the translated sequence MQGRLSAWLAKHKLAHRPLGFDYQGTETLQIKAEDWVSIAVALYVYGFNYLRSQCAYDVAPGGSLASVYHLTKINDNADQPEEVCIKVFVPREDPRIPSVLRIWKGANFQERESYDMLGIFYESHPCLKRILMPESWIGWPLRKDYIAPDFYEIQDSH
- the ndhC gene encoding NADH dehydrogenase subunit 3 → MYLFSEYDTFWIYLSISSLIPILAFSISRSLAPISKGAEKATSYESGIEPMGDTWIQFRIRYYMFALVFVVFDVETVFLYPWAMSFDILGLFTFIEAFIFVIILIVGLVYAWRKGALEWS